The following DNA comes from Streptomyces sp. Ag109_O5-10.
GAGGGTCCGGACGCGGCCCGAGACCTCAAGCCCCGGACGGAACGGCAGCCCCGGAACCCGGTACCCGTCCGAACGGGCCTTGAGGTCGGCGAAGTTGACGCCTACGTACGCCACGTCGATGCCCACCTCACCGGGGCCCGGCTCGGGGACCGCCACCTCCACGGCCTTCAGGACCTCCGGACCGCCGTATTCCTGCAACTCGACCGCGCGCACGGCTCACACCCCTCAGCAAGTGTTCAACACGAATCGAACACTCGAGAGTGTATGGTTTTCATCGAACACTCGGCAAGCGGACCACGGACGAGGAGGACGGCATGACCGGCACGAGCCCCAGCCACCGGGCCGCCCCCGAGCACACCCACCCCGACGAGGTGCCCGTCCTCACCGCCCTCGCCGCCCTCGCCGACCCGGTACGCCTCACGCTCGTCAGGGAGCTGGCCGCCGGCGCCGACTGGACCCGCAGCTGCGGCAGCTTCGACGTACCCGTCGGCAAGGCCGCCCTCAGCCACCACTTCTCCGTCCTGCGGGCCTCCGGTCTCGTCGAACAGCGCGACGAGGGCCCTCGCCGCGTCAACCGCCTCCGCCGCCCGGAGTTCGAGGCCCGCTTCCCGGGCCTCCTCGACCTCGTCCTGCGACCGGAGCCGCACCCGTAGCCGGGAGGGGAACCGATCGGAAAACGCGTCGCGTGCCCACCCGGGCGTCGGGACACCGCCCGGGTGACTCTCCCCGCACCGCCTCGGCCGTAGACCGCTGATCGGCGGGGTCGTCAACCGCATCGTGCCGGCGCAGGCGACGCCCTTCGCGGTGCCGCTCGCATGCTTCGACGGCGCGGTGCTGTTCCGGGAGGAGCTGGGCGGCCAGGCATCGTACGTGTGGAGCTATCCGCAGATACTGCGGCACAGCGGGATCCTCGACCGGATCTCCGGCATGGTCGTGGGCGTTCCCGAGGCGATCGACGGACTCGGCTCGCCCGAGGGCTCTTGGACCCTTGCCGAGCTCCTCCTCGACGTCCTCGGTGACCGCGCCATCCCCGTGCTGGGCAACGCCGAGATCGGGCACCCGGGCCCGAACCCGCCGACGCCGCTCGGCATCCGCGCCGCCCTCGACACGGAGAGGAGGACGTTGTCACTGCCCGAACGTGCGGTACGCGCC
Coding sequences within:
- a CDS encoding helix-turn-helix transcriptional regulator: MTGTSPSHRAAPEHTHPDEVPVLTALAALADPVRLTLVRELAAGADWTRSCGSFDVPVGKAALSHHFSVLRASGLVEQRDEGPRRVNRLRRPEFEARFPGLLDLVLRPEPHP